In Fibrobacter sp., a single genomic region encodes these proteins:
- a CDS encoding transposase, with translation LKKVIDVEQKLRDMGLKSAADLYARGVGETLTYLEFPHEHWRSIRTNNILERLNREIRRRTRVVGCFPDGESALMLVCARLRYVASKDWGTKRYLNMKHLYELENQREIETELKKARKNLA, from the coding sequence CTCTAAAGAAGGTTATCGATGTGGAGCAGAAACTGCGGGACATGGGGCTGAAATCTGCGGCAGATCTCTATGCCAGAGGCGTCGGTGAAACCTTGACCTACCTGGAGTTCCCGCACGAGCATTGGCGAAGCATCAGGACCAACAACATCCTGGAACGTCTCAACCGCGAGATTCGCCGTAGAACAAGAGTTGTGGGTTGCTTTCCGGATGGCGAATCAGCCTTGATGCTTGTCTGCGCTAGGCTAAGGTATGTGGCATCAAAAGACTGGGGCACCAAGCGATACTTGAATATGAAACACCTCTATGAACTTGAAAACCAAAGGGAAATTGAAACAGAATTGAAAAAAGCTAGGAAGAACCTGGCCTAG